The nucleotide window TCGTGACAGggccccccatttgggcaACCCCATATAGCACTTCAGGACACCCTCGGGAAtggcttctccttctcctcctcctacttctactcctttttttttttttttttttcttggcaAAGCTACCACCATGTGTGGTAGAGCGGTAGGTGCTTGCACGTGGGTCGAAAAATAACTTACGTGCTTTTTCATTTGGTCCGCTTGGGAACCTTACATTGGATTACACAGAGGAGGAAAGGCAAAATAGGCAGGCGGAGTGAACGAAGCGGTGGAGCaaaggaagcggcggagcaAGGAAGACAGTGGAGCTTTCGCCCCCTCGTGTGCCGCACATGCAGCACATGCAGCACATGCAGCACCTACTGGAGGGGCTTAAACCCAGCGGGGGGAACCCCGCACTTGTGGGCAGGCCCTTTCTGCGCAGGCAGCGCAGGCACAAAACCTTCGACGAGAGAGAACGGGCCTTCTTCGACCAAATGCACAGCGAGTGGTGGAATGATCACCAGAAGGCCAAGCCAACATGGTGCGACGTACTTCACAAAGTCGCAGGGGCAAACACCTACAGCCTGCACGACTACAACAGGCACAGGTTCCACTTCATCAGCAGGAATTATGCGTTCCTCTTTTACGAGAAGATGAaggagggggggcagcagGGCAGGCAGAaggaagggaaaaggaaaggagaagAGAAAGAAAGCAAAGGAGAAACGAAAGAAAACAAAGGAGAACACCCAAACGACATCACCATAAACGTCCTCGACGTGGGCTGCGGCGGAGGCATCCTGTGCGAGTACATGCGGAGGAACTTCCCCTATTTTTGTCTCCAAAGTGATGTAGTAGGACGAGGCGCAGGGTGCGGTGATGTGCCTGGGAGGAAGGTGCAAATTAACATCGACGGGATTGACGTGTCTAGTAAGCTCATAGACGTGGCGCGCAGGAGGCAGCAGGCCGAGGGGGCACAGTACACAGGGGTAGCCCCTCTACACACCAGCAACGGAAAAGGAGACATACCCCCCCGACCATCCCGCCTGGAAGAAGGACCCTACTGGGGGGAGAACCAAAGGGAGAACACCCCATGGAGCAACTTAAATGTGCAGATAAACCAAAGCTACTATAACTGCGATGTAAGTgacttcacaaaatggagcaaccgggaggggaaaagaaaatataacatCGTGGTGTCGTCCGAAGTGATTGAGCATGTGCCcaatggaaaaaaggaggagcacaTAAGGTGCATCAGTCAGTTATGCTCCCCCGAGGCTCTGGTCGTTTTTACAACGATTggcaaaaattttctttcctaTTTGTACTCTATCATTCTAGCTGAGTACGTCACTGGGATGGTGAAAAAGGTAACTGGTGTGTGTTGGTGGGAGGGGGAACTCCTTTTATTCGTCGCTTTGCTTCCCCTCTCCTTGGCCCCTCCGCGTCTGATCTCAGCACGTTTGTCCGATTAGCTGTTGGGTGGATTACCTGCTTGTTTGCCTTCcttcacctctttttttctcttctccccttcccccccgcagggcaCACACAACTACGAGCAGTTTATCGGATCGGACCAGCTGACCCAGCTGTGCGCCCTTTTTGATTTGCAGAACTTGAGCACGGAGCACGCGGTGTACGTCCCCTTTCTGCGCGACTACTTCCCCACGCGCTGGCTGAGGTTGCTTTATCTGTCCGCCTTCGTTTACCGGGGGGGCGGTTAGGCAGTTAAGCGGTTGTTGCGCCGCTTTTACGCGGCTATTACGCGGCTGCTACACTGCCACGGGCTAACGCCGTGATGCAAAAGAATACACCTGcatgcatacacacatatgcgtGTGCCACTCTGGTAATAGTTACAACAGGGGGGGTGGTTGCGACTTTTGGGCCCACGTTGGGGTTGCCTCTTCCCAGGAGACGCGAATTCCTCATCCGCTGTTCCTGTACCCACGTTTGGAAAAACCACCTGACTTTTTGCAATATGCAAATTTATACCTCTTGTCTCATCGGAGAGGAAAAAGTGCACGTGGAAAGTATCCTGACGGTGGGTGGCGAAGTGGTGACTCCAAGTTTGGAGCGCTCTCCCCAGTCATGTAACAACCCCTTGGTATGAAGAACGCCTTCCCTCCCTGCTGCCCTTACTTTGTGTAACTGCTCACCGTTTGGCACATTTTTATGGCTtcacttcgccgcttcatTTGTTGCTATTCAGCATGAGCAGCGGGGGCCACCTGCCAAACAAATTATGCCTCCGCCGCACCAGCCCAACGTGGccaattaatttttttttttttttttgcaaacttctccttttttttacattcattttgcccttcaaatgggaaaaaaaaaagaggcagcaAATAAATagccttcaaaaaaatagcccCAAAAAAACAGCCTCAAAGGAGGTTCATCaaagcgatttttttttttcaaaacaacTGCGGGAATAACAGTGCCTCTGCAGAAGGGGATTTTTATGCGTACCTTGGCCAACCAGGGGGGTAAAGGCGAGCGAAAAAGTGGGATGCAGGGAGAAGCGCCCTCTCCCGCGTTTTCTCTCGCTCCCACTTTTTCGCTCGCTCACTCGTACGCACGCTGGACGGTGGGAGGAGAGGCCCCTTCCACCCCCCGACGGTCCGCGCGAATAAGAGCGACTCTGCTGGTGAGCGGCTGGGACGCTGTTATGTGAGGGGGCACACATAGCTATACACGtagctatatatatatagagagagagagagtaGCATGCCTCGCCGGCGCCGCTGAACAAATAATTGGGCCAGAGAAGGGACCTCCCTCTGTTCACACGGACGTCGTTGTGTAGAGCCACGCAAGGGGTGGGGAACTTCGACGCGACGTAGGATAGCTCCCCACTTGGCGCATGCGAAACGGGGAAACACAGGAAGGCGGAGAGGACCACGCAGGGGAAGGAGCGGCAGCGCCAAAATagcgcaaagggggagaaaacgaaGAAGCTTAAACGGTCGAACGAGCCGTAGAGTCATTACAAGGCAGTCCTATTCAGACGAACGGGGAAGGCGTTACCACATCGTCGCCCCGAGTTGCCCCACGTATCTGCGCGCTTCCCctgcgccccccccccccgcgcaacATGTGGCCCGTTGTGATCCTCCTCTTCGGGGGAGGCATCCTGGTCGCCAAGAAGGGAATGAACTACCTGAAAAATCAAAAGATAAATCCCAGCAACAAaagtttcttccccccctctggaTTTAACAGAAGCTTAGGcagcctttttttaaaaaatgatatgagGGGGTTTGAGAGGAACATGTCGAAGTCGGAGGCCTACAAGATATTGAATATTAACCCGACGACCAATCGGGAGCGAATTAGGGAAGTTCACAAGCAGCTGATGCTGAAGAATCACCCGGACAACGGGGGTAAGGCGGTGAAGAGGCGGTAAAGAGGCGGAGGAACGGAGCGATGGAGCAACTTAACCCAGGCGTTGTGCCCGCGCGCTGCCTACCTTTTGGCCATGAGCTAACTGGTGGTTTGGCTATCTCATTACACGAAGTCTGGAAGAGCTGCTCCACCGGTGCATCGCCAAAGACCCTTTTCCATTCGTGTGGCGTTCCTCGCAAAGGAATGACGTACGTTTACACATAGCTACACACacatggatttttttttttttttttttttcctcccctggTTGCCCTTCCAACCTCCAGGCTCCACCTACATTGCGGCCAAAGTCAACGAAGCGAAGGACGTTTTGCTGAAGTAGCGCCGGGGGGAACGTAGCCCGCGCACCCTTCAGGAGAGTCACGCGAATGGCGAAACTGAGGATATTTTTCCCACCGGGGGAGTAGCAGTTGAGGGATTCATGCACAGCATGTAATGTGAAGATGTGCCTGGccgtttcttcccctccaggGTCCACCTGTTTATTcgcttatcctttttttttcttcctttttattcgcttgtttttttttttctttttttttttcccccttggacACGTTTCGCTTTGCTTCGCTTCGCGGCGGAAGACACGgatggggggaaggaagGAGAAAGGATTCTACACCGACGGAATGGCACATGGGAGATGCATTACTCTCCCCGCTATGTGGAAGCAGCCGCCCCAGTAGGAGAGTGTTAAACTGAAAGGGCTTTTTTATGTGCTGCTAATCGTtgggggatgaaaaaaaaaaaatcctctgCTTGGTGGAAAGCACAGAGAGGGCACAGCTCTTCCGTCTgacttcccattttgcgagaatttttttttttttttttttaacatttgttttttttttcctgccatTTACCGCGATCCGTTTGAAACTTATTTGCAATTCCTTTATGCATTTCcgctaaattttttttggttcgTGTCGTTCCTTGGGCCAATCGTTTTTCCACATCGTGAGTGAATGCAGCTGAGTAGGAGCAGTCGGGGTGAACCGAAATTGCCACCAATTTGTGAGccccacacacacatttCCCCGAATGATGCACCGGCTGTACTCGAAAAACCTCACGGAAGAGAACATCGATGAGGTGATCCAATCGGAGAAAGCGATCAACGCAAAACTGACtagcgaaaatgaaaagataaaagaaaaaaacgggaaGATACAACACCGGCTGTTGAGTTTCATACAGGACAATAACTTTATCTTTGAAAGTAACTCAACGGAGGATGTGCAGAAATACAACAGCGTTCTGCTCTCCCTCATTGACTATATGAATCGCCTAAAAATGGTAGACTGCCACATGCGCAAGGAGACGGACGGGCTCCTGGAGGAGTTCTTCCGCTGCATTAGGGAGGCCATCGTAAAGCAGAGTCACTTGTGGTACGTCGCATGGGCTAACTGGGTGAGCCATTTGGCGAATTCCCCCCGAGTGCGTTGCTGCTGTGGCAAATGAGAAAGAAGCTACTACCGCGGGGTGCTCCACACATAGGCGCCGCTACCGCCGCGCTGCACCACACCGCATACATAAGCACACCCGCGAAACGACCGCCGCCCCCCCGAAGCTACCTCATCAGGGAAGACATGCACCAACTCAAAGTGAGTGGAAAGGAGGAAACATTCCGCAAACACGTGCTAGCGCTGAGGAAGCTGTACGAGCACAACAGCGTGCTGCGGGCGCAGGTCTCCCTCTTCAACTCATTCAAGCTGAAGGACGAAAATTTAATTCACGCGGACTTCGAGCAGCTGCAGCAGAGGCACAAAAACTTGAGGACCAAGGGGAGCTGCCTGGAGAAGAAAATAGAAAACCTCCACCAGAAGATACGCAGGTCGACGGAGGTAGGAGTGGGTGCAGTTGGGTAGATGCGGAAGTGTGCGTGCAGTTGGTTGGAGAGCGACGTGCGCGTACAGTTGGGCCGAGGCAGAAATGTAAAACTTCTCTGCATATGTTCCAGTGCCTCACCGAATTGCATCCcctgttttccccccctcaccCTGGGCGTAGAAGAAGCTGCACTACGACGAAAAGAATCGGTACCTGGAAAAGACGCTGGAAGAGAAGCAGGCGGTGATGGAAGAACTGCAGAGAGACACATGCAACAAGAAGAAGCTTGTGAATGaactgaagaggaaaaaagacgAGTCGGTTAAGAAGTACGGCGAAGTGGAAAGGAGCGTCATTACCAGAAATGTATTGGAGGAGTTTCACGAGAAGAAGATGCATTTGGAGAGACTGAAGGAGAAGGTAGGTCTTGCAACAGATGtaaagagggggggggaaggcacTGCACTTCCTCCAGGGAGGTATGCACTTTCGGATGTACTTCCTAATGGGGAAGCTTCCACCAGGAGCGCAATCATAGAGGAACCACCGCGCAACCCTTTCATCCCTGCACCGCAGCTCGAAGAGGTGAAGGAAAGGTATGAGCGATTGCAGGATTGCGAGGCGGaataaagggggggggggcatctAGATGGGAGAAGGGAGCACCAAGAGGACACACACAAACATGCACACGAACACGTATACCCCCTCCTGTCTACCACAAAGAAACATCCCCGCTTGCCCCCCAAAACGACATGCCTCGCTTCTTTTCGTTTCACCGCGCTGCGCCCGTTTGGTAAGCGCCCCATCTCTTGGACACCCCTCGTATTGTACCAATTCTCCATTCCCCTTTTAAGGGCGATTGGGAGGGTTACGACTTAAAACAAAGTTCACttcaaacgaaaaaaaaaaagaaaaaaaaaggaaaaaaaaaagaaaaggccaAACAAATACTGTGCGTGGGTATGCACAACGTTACGCAGTGGCACGCACGTTTTTGTTCTCATTGGAACAAAGTCGCGgtgttgcaatttttttttttttttttttttttttattttttccttcatttaaaaattcaaatttttttgaaaccaCGCGTGATTCTTGAGGTCACTGAAGCACTGTCTTCTTTTCGAGCACAGCTgagcggggggagggggaggacaATTTATTGGCGGTGGggcggtaaagcggtaaagcggtaaagcggcacACAAGCGTATGCAACGTGTGCCACGCGTGGGGTTTGGGCCCCTCCTCCGCTAGCCCTACTTCGTAACAAAAGTTCTTCAACTCGAAGGAGACAAAGTgcgggaagaagaagttggTGTTGTAAATCCGTTCGGTTATGtcttcctgcgggggggagtcggcggtaaaaaggggaatcaACGTTTAGCTGCTCGGGCCAAGGGGCAGTAGAAGGCTGGCGATCCGCTGAAGGTGCTCTGTTATGCTGGGCTGCCTTGCGTAGATAGGCATCACACATCAGCGAACGAAGCGGGTCAGATGAACAGAGGAAGAAATCCCCACTAACAAATTTGCTCGAGTAGTAGGTGTTGTATTTGGTGCACATCTCGTATATGAGCACCGCCAGGCAGAGGAAGTCAAACTGGTAGTCCTTCTCGGCTGCGGGGGgtggcggtggtgtggcggtggtgtggcggtggtgtggcggtggtgtggcggtggtgtggcggtggtgtggcggtggtgtggcggtggtgtggcggtggtgtggcggtggtgtggcggtggtgtggcGGTGGTGTAGCGGTGGAGTGACTGTGCCATGCCTTGGGGCGGCTTCTTTGACCGCCTCGACCGCCTCGATGGCCTCGGCCACCTCGGCTTCCCGCTTCGCCTTACTCGCGTCCATGTTGGCGAAGTCAAAGTTGAAGACCTTGACGATGCCGTGCTTGTAGACGTCGAAGTACTTGTGGACGTTTTTGTTCCGCGCGCGCAGGATTTGCAGCAGCTCCTCCCGGGTGTTCTTCTGCAGGATGATGATGTTCGACAGGAGGCCTGCGGataagcggtgaagcggttaggcggttaagcggttacgCGGTGTAGTGGGGAAGCGCCGTAGAGACATAGCTGCGCAGCTGCTTGCCGGCGCGACCGCTCCCGCCCTTACCGTGGAAGAAGATAAAGTTGGCGTGCATGTACTCCAGGAGGTCCACAATCTGATAGGCGTACGACGCGATGATGCTCTCCTCGAGGGGAGCGCTCTGCGCCTTTAACACATTCCCATGGACGTGCTCAAACAGAAGGTACAGTTTGCTCCTATCAGCTGTCTTCCCTTCATAAGATAATATGTTCATGTGCCTGAGCCTTttgtgaaataaaatattgttGGCGACTGTGTCGTTGCTATCCCCCCTGTTGAGGTAAAAAGAGTCTACGATGCTCACTAGGAAGGAGACCTTATCGTGCCTCAACTTGCATCGGTACAGGGACCACAAGCCGAAGTTGCAGACGTGCTGGTCTGAAATTACAAACTGCTGGGTGTCGACGTTTAGGTTGTCATTGTAGTTGACCGTGTTGACGGTGTTGACGGTGTTGACGGTGTTGACTGCGCTGCCCACGTTGAGTGTGTTTCCCCTGTTGAGTGTGTTTCCCCTGTTGAGTGCGTTTCCCGCGTTGAGTGCGTTTCCCCTGTTGAGTGCGTTTCCCCTGTTGATTGCGCTTCCCGCGTTGAGTGCGTTTCCCCTGTTGAGTGCGTTTCCCCTGTTGATTGCGCTTCCCGCGTTGACTGCGCTGCCCGCGTGGGAGCCCTCGCTGCTCCGGTGCTTCGCCGCGAAGTCATTCCCGCCAGCCTTCCGATCCGAGTTGTCGCTTATCCTCTCCAGGAGCATCGAAATGTTGTTGCTCAGAGATATGCGCCTTTCCCTGTCGTGCCCGAAGTTCCTCATCCCCCTCTCGCCCTCGGCTGGCAGCAGACTCAGGTTGAGATTTTCCCGGCTCGGCCGCTTATCCTTCGGGGgttcttccttctccttgTTCAGGAATGGGTTCCCACCGAGCAGTTTTCCACTGAGCGGTTCTCCCCACGGCTGCTTCCCACTGAGCGGTTCTCCCCACGGCTGCTTCCCACTGAGCGGTTCTCCCCACAGGTGCTTTCCACTGAGCGGTTCTCCCCACAGGTGCTTACCAGCGGAGTCGCCACCCAAATAACcgtccgccgcttccccgaGGCTATACTTGCTCCTTCCATTCCTCTGGGCCAGGCTCCCCGGGGCGTTCTTCTCGTTCGGGAAGCAGGGCTGATCGGGGTGGCTACCCAGGTAGCTACTGAGGTAGTTGCTATGGTAGTTACTAGGGTAGTTACTAGGGTTGTTACTATGGCTGTTACCGTGGTAGTTACCGTGGCTGTTACCATGGCTGTTACCGTGGTAGCTACCAACCTTGGCGTCCCCACTCCTCAGCGTGCACTCCTTCGGCTCGTTCTTGTGGAGGAAGAGCTCACCCCTCCTGTGAAGCGCATCCTTGCCGTCGCCGTACCTGTCGAAGGGGGTGAGTTCGGCCAGGGCGCCCAGATGCGCGCTCTTCTCCCTGCACGTGGGCGGGTTGCCTCCCAAGGGGTTGCCCCCCAAGTGGTTGCCTCCTAAGGGGTTGCCTCCTAAGGGGTTGCCTCCAATGTGGTTACTTACAAAGTGGTTGCCCTCGCCCGGCTTCGGCCTGCCCGCTGCTTCAAGCGCCTTCAACTTTGTCTGGCCCGCCCCCTCCGCGTTGGCCTGCTTCCCCAAGTGCTTAAACGGCAGCGGGGGCAGTTGCTTGTGCAGGGGCTGCTTGACGAAGCTAAAGTTGTGCGCGCCGCTTGGGTTGAAGGGCTTCTTGTTTGTGTAGCTGGACAGGGGGTTGTGCCCATCGCGGGGCAGGCCATCTCGTGTCAGGCCATCTTTCACCATGCCATCACGGGTTGTGCCATCGCGGGTCGCGCCATCTCGGGTCAGGCCATCCCTCGGGGCGTACCTCCCCACGGTGTTCAGCAAACTGGTGTACCTGTTCTGCTCCTCGCTGAGGATTCCCAGAAAGGCCTTGGCGCCGGTGGTTCCGAGGTTATGGTGGTTCCCCCCCCAGTTGGGACCTCCATTAAGAAGGCCACTCTCACCATCTCTATTCCCACCGAGCAcgttcttcttcaaatcgttATTAAAGAGTGTTAATAAGTTGCCTCCCTGCGTTTCGTTGTCCGTCTGGTTGAAATTTGATTGAAAACTCACATTCGAGGTTGGCCCGAttacattttggctagcttcaTACTTCCATGCGGGGGGGTTAATCGTCTTGAGCATATTCGCAttcgttttgttttcttcctgCTCATTGTGAAATGCTCCTCCTGCCCAATGCTGGTTTGGGGGAACACCCGTGGGATGGTCATGCATCTGGTTCGTCTTTACACCCGAGTGGTAATTGCTAAATAAGGAGTTTGGCGTCTTGCTTGCTCTCCTTTGTGAGTTGTAATaggaattattatttaactGTTCCTTCGTGGGTTCATCGCGGGTAGGTACTTTCCCCGTTGGAGTGGTGGCTTCACCAAAATTCGTggagtttttcttttcacccAAGAAGTGGAAGCTCGCCTTGGGAAATAAACCGCCATCATCGTTTCTGTTCGTGCAGATGGTTCCCATATGTTCGTCTTCTCGACGGTGTACGATGGGGTTCCCGAAGTGGTCTCCCTCTCTCAGGGCGTCTCTATCGCTCCCCAAGTGGGCATTAAAGCAGGCATTAAAGCGGTCATTCAATTGATCATTAAAGCGGCCATTCAATTGATCATTAAAGTGACCATTAAAGTGGCCACTAAACTGCCCATTAAAGTGACCACCCTGCCGCGTCCTCAACGCCGAACCATCGTAGGGCTCAAACAGAGTCCTCCCAGCTCGGTCAAAGCAGGGGCGCCGAATGATGTCCTTATCATCCCTATAGGTgaggtttttcttttcacgaATGGAGAGGTCGAGGTGGGGGTTCCTCTCTCTCTCAAACATGTACATGTGGGAAGGACCCTCATTCTTCCCAAGGGGGGACTTATCTCCTTCGTTAAGGAGGCCATTTCTCTTGTCCCcttggaaaatattttctatattaaaTAGACCGTTGCTCGGTTTGGTAGGGTCTTCCTGGAGGTACCTGTTCGTTTGCTTGGGCGGCTCGTTCATCTGGTTCTTGCTGAGCAGGGACCCCTCCTCGTAGTGGTCGCCACTCTTCGCGTGCGTTTTGAAGATGTTCACGTGGTTAATGTTTGAGAAGGGGTCTCCTCTGAGGGGGGACGACCCGCCATGTGGAGCAGCGCCTCCGTGATGAGCAGCGCCTCCGTAGTGAGTAGCCCCTCCGTAATGGGTCCCCCCACCGTGGTGTCTAGCCGACTCGGACGTTCTAAACACATCCTCACGCGCTTGTTGCGTGCTATTTTCGAACCTCTTGAGGTAGTCCATCTGACCCATTTTCCCAAACAGGTCGACTGGTCTGCCAAACGTTTTCTCCCCCGAGTGATTGGAGGCCCTGTTTTCCAGCAGGTCTATCAACGGGGGGGGGTTATTCTCCTGGTTGGGGTGGACGTCCATCATGCTGTGAAGCCTCGTGTTGTTTGTAAAAACTCCCAGGGGGGTGGCTGCCCTCTGCCTGGAGCTCTCGTCATACAGCTTTGTACTGTGCTTATCTCTATCTCCTAATGGGTGGTTGGAGTCTCTGCCTGGCTCCCCCCTCGGGAAGGGGTTCTGGCCGAACTCGCGATCCGCGCTGTGCTTTTCGTAGCGGCAGTTCTCGTCGTTGCGTTGTGTGGTTTGCGCATGGTCCCGTGGGAGGTTATCCGCTCCGAGGCGGTTCATTCCGAAGCGGTCTCCCCCGAAGCGGTCTCCCCCGAAGCGGTCTCCTCCAAAGCGGTCTCCTCCAAAGCGATCCCCCCCGAGCCGCTCTCCCCCGAACCGCTCCCCATAACAATCTTCGTCAAGGGGAAGCACCTCGCTCTTGAAGTGGTGCCTGTTCGTCACGCCGGGCGTCTCATTCAGCTTCTCCAGGGCGTTAAAATCTTCGCACACATTGTTGTACGCGCTGACCCTATTTTGCAGCCCTTCCCCGAGTAGATCGTTCTGCCCCTGGGGAGGGTGGTTCCCATTTGCCATGTGGTTAAAGTCGGCAAGGGAACTcgtgttcaggtaaaaattttcatgtgCGGGGAGACTTTCGTATAGGTCGTCATCGAAACTGAAATTGtatttagggttagggttcgtTACGATTATGTTTTTCAACaggttgatttttttttctctttttttttcctcctcgtccttTTCCTTGTTCCGCAGGGAGGAGAAGTTGGGGTACAGCAGGGGGGCGCTCCCCgagttagcggcgttggcaGGGTTAGCAGGGttagcggggttagcggcgttgaCTGGGTTGAccgggttagcggcgttggaCGGGTTGGCGGGGTAGCCCCCGTTCTGGTTGAAGCCGTACGCCCCATTATGCTGGGGAGTGTAATTAGGACTGGCATTCGCGTGGTTGCCAGTTCTTTCCTCACTAGGGAGGTAGTTCCTCACATCGCCATCATTCATATACCTGCTGCTGCCTTTGAAGACTCCCCCCCCGGTCACTTCGTTTTTTGCATGGCCCCAATTGAATTTGAAGTGATCTTCCTGATTCTCCTTCGCTGtgtactttttaataatatcatCGATATCTGGTGGTTTGTTCTTCCCAAAGATAGACGCGTTGGGCTGGTTGCCGGGGAGATTCTCGTGGAAGTTACCCCCCCCTTCATACTGGTCGTAGCTCATGTTGTCCCTGTTTGCGAAGGGACGCACGGGCATGTCTTTCCACTGACCCGCATTGTTAAAGTGGTTGTAAAGCGCGTTCATGTTAAAGTGGGTCCTATAAGGGGGGGAGTTTGCCTTCCCTGCGGTGTCATACAGGTCGGCGTTGCTCTTCTGAGTGGTGCCTACTGGTGGAGCGATGGGTGGCGCGGTGGGTGGAGCGGTGGGTGGAGCGGTGGGAGCAGCCGCGTTGCCGTAAAGGTAACTAGGGGGGGGGTCCCATTTGTTCTTCAGCTGCTCATACTTATCATCAAACATTCTGTTGTTATGCTTGTACTGCTGTGGGTGCAGGCCCCCCAGGTTGCTATTTGAATTGTGCTCATTTGGGCGGTGCTCATTTGAGTGGTGCTCATTTGAGCGGTGCCCCTCCGGGTTGCCAACCCTATTTTGGGTCAGCAGGCCCATGTCGTTGTTGAACATCTGGTGGTAGGGGGCGGCACCGTTCCCTTTATGGTGGTCCCCCCCGAGTCCCCAGTTTTCCCGGTTCACTCGCGCGTAGTCGTGTTGGGGCCTTAGGTGGTCTTGATTCATGTCGTCACCTTTGAGTGGAAACTTCCGATGGTCTAGCACGCTACCGTTAGGATGGCTTCCCATGTGCCCCCCACCTGCATTGCTCGCAGGGTTCATACTGCAGCTGTGgttttcttcatcctccgcaattttaatattattaaagttATAATTCCTGGGGTTCATTTCCCCTGCATGGTTGTAGGTGAGGTTGCTGTACCGGCTATTATATGCATCGTTACTCATTTGAAAGATACCTTCGTTGTTtgtttttgcgtttttttgccccatctTTGGCGAGTTGACGTCCCGTGCGTTGTTCGCATTTAGGTGGGGGCGGTCTTCGCGAAGGGTTGTTCTTTTGAAAAGGGGGGCGGCTCGCCCGTTAGCCGTGTGGTCCTCGAAAGCGCGGTTGACGCGGTTGAAGCGATCGGCGCGGCTATTACGATCGATGccgtgggggggaggggcccgACTAACCCCACTAGCCTCCTCTCGCTCGAAGTTCAAGTGGTTGGAGTACGTGCTGTCCACATGCTGAGGCATATCTCCTCTTCTgcaaaaatacatttttatctttcacTCTCCCCCTTCATCCTTCCGAAAGGTGCGGGGTGGAAAacgaggaggggggaggaCTCCCAGTGAGGGGGTTGCTTTGCAAATGGGTGAGCATGTGCAGGTGGGCAGTGGGAAAATGGTCAAATGGGCGAGGGGGGTTAAAAagacacataaaaaaaaaggaaaatgataATGGAGTGGAAAGAGGCAAATGTAGAGTTGCAGCAGGTGGCTGCCAAATGGTGGCTGCCGAATGATGGCCGCCAAATTGTGGCTACCAAATGGGGCGATGGTCAAGCCTCCGCGGAAGGCGGCGAGAGGCAAAGTGGCAATGACCCAGATAAGAAGCGGAGACAAACACACTTGCAGCGATTACCAAGTTGGGGGAAGGTGAGCTCCCCCGCTTCATGCCGGTGGTGCCGAATTTCACAAATGAGCATGCATATTACAGGGGGGGAGTGTAAAGCCAGAAAAGGGGATTCATTTTGGGGTAGATTAAGAAGGGGGGTGTAAATAAATAGGTAGGAGGACACATGGgcatgttaaaaaagggggctcCTTGCTTGGGGGCGATTTTAAATGGGTTTTCCATTCAGCCTCATTTTGCCTGGTCCGCC belongs to Plasmodium vivax chromosome 3, whole genome shotgun sequence and includes:
- a CDS encoding 3-demethylubiquinone-9 3-methyltransferase, putative (encoded by transcript PVX_096130A): MQHMQHMQHLLEGLKPSGGNPALVGRPFLRRQRRHKTFDERERAFFDQMHSEWWNDHQKAKPTWCDVLHKVAGANTYSLHDYNRHRFHFISRNYAFLFYEKMKEGGQQGRQKEGKRKGEEKESKGETKENKGEHPNDITINVLDVGCGGGILCEYMRRNFPYFCLQSDVVGRGAGCGDVPGRKVQINIDGIDVSSKLIDVARRRQQAEGAQYTGVAPLHTSNGKGDIPPRPSRLEEGPYWGENQRENTPWSNLNVQINQSYYNCDVSDFTKWSNREGKRKYNIVVSSEVIEHVPNGKKEEHIRCISQLCSPEALVVFTTIGKNFLSYLYSIILAEYVTGMVKKGTHNYEQFIGSDQLTQLCALFDLQNLSTEHAVYVPFLRDYFPTRWLRLLYLSAFVYRGGG
- a CDS encoding DnaJ domain containing protein (encoded by transcript PVX_096125A) — its product is MWPVVILLFGGGILVAKKGMNYLKNQKINPSNKSFFPPSGFNRSLGSLFLKNDMRGFERNMSKSEAYKILNINPTTNRERIREVHKQLMLKNHPDNGGSTYIAAKVNEAKDVLLK
- a CDS encoding hypothetical protein, conserved (encoded by transcript PVX_096120A), with product MMHRLYSKNLTEENIDEVIQSEKAINAKLTSENEKIKEKNGKIQHRLLSFIQDNNFIFESNSTEDVQKYNSVLLSLIDYMNRLKMVDCHMRKETDGLLEEFFRCIREAIVKQSHLCYLIREDMHQLKVSGKEETFRKHVLALRKLYEHNSVLRAQVSLFNSFKLKDENLIHADFEQLQQRHKNLRTKGSCLEKKIENLHQKIRRSTEKKLHYDEKNRYLEKTLEEKQAVMEELQRDTCNKKKLVNELKRKKDESVKKYGEVERSVITRNVLEEFHEKKMHLERLKEKLEEVKERYERLQDCEAE